The genome window CCATCTTTATCCGGGCAGGTCGAGCCGTGGGATGCGGAAGGTTTTTATTATTCTGTAGCACTTCTTATTGTTGGCCTTACCGTTGGCTTTGCTCGGCCTAAACATGTTTGGTCACACTATGCCGGTATTATGCTTGGTCAACTGACGTATATGCTTCTTCTTATTCCAGTTCTGCCCGGCAGTTCGTTAATTCTTGTTGGAGTCGCTTTTTTAGCAGTTTACTCCATAATCGCTTTAGCAGGAGCAGCAAGTGGGGCCTGGTTTCGTCGCGTCAGCCGGAGTGCGCGGTGATTTTGCTGCCTAACAAGGCGCTGCAGCGAACCCGGCTCTCGCGCTCCGGTTGCAATCCACGCTGTCACCGCGGGCCGGGTCGCTGAGCTTGGGTCGTTGTAGACCGCATGAATCTTGATGCTGGTGTGCGTACCGCGCTGGCTACCGAAGCAGAATCAAAGCCATCTTAGAGGCGGCAAACGCGGCGATCGCGCTCAGGCAACAATGAAGGATTCTTGTTTTTCTGAAGCGATGGTACGCAATGGATGCTTGCCCCATCTTGAAGTCTGCTTAACACAGCATTGTTAAGACGGTGCTCGATCGCTGCATAACAATTGTGATGCAACAGACAAAAACACATCATCAATTTACAACGGAGAAACCTCTCATGCCTTACATTACCGTTGGTCAAGAAAACTCTGCAAATATCGATCTCTACTACGAAGATCTTGGGACAGGTCAACCGGTTGTTCTGATTCATGGATTTCCATTGAACGGACATTCCTGGGAGAAACAGGTTTTAGTTTTACTGAACGCAGGATATCGAGTAATTACCTACGATCGCCGAGGATTTGGTGCTTCCAGCCAACCCTCGTTTGGCTATGACTACGATACCTTTGCAGCCGATTTGAACGGGCTGATGACCAAGCTTGACTTGCAAAATACCGTGCTGGTCGGTTTCTCAATGGGAACAGGTGAAGTCACACGTTATCTTGGCAAATACGGCTCAGAGCGGGTGCAGAAAGCCGTGCTGATGGCTCCTGTTCCACCGTTTCTGTTAAAAACAGACGACAATCCAGAGGGTGTCGATCAAAGCGTTTTCGATGGTATTATGAAAGCGATTGTTGAAGACCGTCCAGCCTACTTCTCTGCCTTTTTCAAAGAGTTCTTCAATGTTGATGTATTGCTTGGCGATCGCATCAGCAATGAAGCGATTCAAGCTAGTTGGAATGTAGCAGCAGGGGCTTCTGCTAAAGGGACTTTGGACTGTGTACCCTCCTGGCTCACCGATTTCCGCGATG of Pseudanabaena sp. FACHB-2040 contains these proteins:
- a CDS encoding alpha/beta hydrolase is translated as MPYITVGQENSANIDLYYEDLGTGQPVVLIHGFPLNGHSWEKQVLVLLNAGYRVITYDRRGFGASSQPSFGYDYDTFAADLNGLMTKLDLQNTVLVGFSMGTGEVTRYLGKYGSERVQKAVLMAPVPPFLLKTDDNPEGVDQSVFDGIMKAIVEDRPAYFSAFFKEFFNVDVLLGDRISNEAIQASWNVAAGASAKGTLDCVPSWLTDFRDDLPRIDVPTLIIHGDSDRILSLESTAARLPKLIKDSQLVVIPGGPHAINWTHADQVNSVLLDFLQQK